A window of Mycolicibacterium fluoranthenivorans contains these coding sequences:
- a CDS encoding TetR/AcrR family transcriptional regulator has translation MARRRSGTGLSADVDEARQQILTAAERVIVRFGVHKTTMDDIGKEAGVSRPTVYRYFGDRDALLGALIERRSRLLFARAYEFILSHDTFADQLIEGLVYMVDHGRKDPIVRVLVSPEHMELTTPIVGGSDLATRLTAEMWAPIFQQAVDRGEIRTGLDMAAVAEWIALVQFILVGRLDFAKPDDPVHRKMLREFVLPAFAPVGAASAAQQAHA, from the coding sequence ATGGCTCGCCGCAGGAGCGGCACCGGCCTGAGCGCTGACGTCGATGAAGCACGTCAACAGATCCTCACCGCTGCCGAGCGGGTGATCGTTCGTTTCGGTGTGCACAAGACCACGATGGACGACATCGGCAAAGAGGCCGGTGTTTCACGGCCCACCGTCTACCGGTATTTCGGGGATCGTGACGCCCTGCTGGGTGCGCTCATCGAACGCCGGTCACGGCTGCTCTTCGCCCGAGCCTACGAGTTCATCCTCAGCCATGACACCTTCGCCGACCAGTTGATCGAAGGTCTGGTGTACATGGTCGATCACGGCCGCAAGGATCCCATCGTCCGCGTCCTGGTGAGTCCAGAGCACATGGAACTGACCACGCCCATCGTCGGCGGCAGTGACCTGGCGACCCGTCTCACCGCAGAGATGTGGGCACCCATCTTCCAGCAGGCCGTCGACCGTGGCGAGATACGCACGGGCTTGGATATGGCCGCCGTCGCCGAATGGATTGCGCTGGTCCAGTTCATCCTCGTCGGTCGGCTCGACTTCGCCAAACCAGACGATCCCGTTCACCGAAAGATGTTGCGGGAATTCGTGTTACCCGCATTCGCACCCGTCGGAGCCGCGTCGGCCGCCCAACAAGCGCACGCCTGA